In the Rubrivivax gelatinosus IL144 genome, AATGCGCGCCCGATGCCCGCTGTCCGTTTCGACCACGTCACCAAGACCTTCCGCGGCGCACGCGGCACCGTCCAGGCCCTGGACGGCGTCAGTTTCGACATCGAGCCGGGCGAGTTCTTCGGCCTGCTCGGACCCAACGGCGCCGGCAAGACGACGCTGATCTCCATCCTCGCCGGGCTGGCGCAAGCCAGCGGCGGACGGGTCGAGGTCATGGGCCACGACGTCGTCTCCGACTTCGCCGCCGCGCGCCGGGCGCTGGGCATCGTGCCGCAGGAACTGGTCTTCGACCCGTTCTTCAGCGTGCGCGAGACGCTGCGCATCCAGAGCGGCTACTTCGGCCTGAAGCACAACGACGACTGGATCGACGAGCTGCTGGCCAACCTCGGCCTGGCCGACAAGGGCAGCGCCAACATGCGCCAGCTCTCCGGCGGCATGAAGCGGCGTGTGCTCGTCGCCCAGGCGCTGGTGCACCGGCCGCCGGTCATCGTGCTCGACGAGCCGACCGCCGGCGTCGACGTCGAGCTGCGCCAGACGCTGTGGCACTTCGTCGCACGCCTGAACCGCGAAGGCCACACGGTGCTGCTGACCACGCACTACCTCGAGGAAGCCGAGGCTTTGTGCGGCCGCATCGCGATGCTCAAGCACGGCCGCGTCGTCGCGCTGGACAGCACCTCGGCGCTGCTGTCGGGCATGGCGAGCACGATGCTGCGCTTCAAGACCGACGCCGCGCTGCCGCCGGCGCTGGCCGCACGCGCCCGCGTCACCGGCCGCATCGTGCAGCTGAAGGCGCACGATGCCGCCGAGGTCGAACGCGACCTGGGCGCGCTGCGCGAAGCCGGCGTTGCCGTCGAGGACCTGGAGATCGGCCGCGCCGACCTCGAGGACGTCTTCCTCGGCATCATGGGGGAGCAGGGCTGATGGCCGCGATCGACCTGGCCGGCGCCGGCACGCTGTTCCGCAAGGAGGTGCTGCGCTTCTGGAAGGTGGCCTTCCAGACCGTCGCCGCGCCGGTGCTGACGGCGGTGCTGTACCTGCTGATCTTCGGCCATGTGCTGGAGGACCACGTCGAGGTCTTCCCCGGCGTGCGCTACACGAGCTTTCTCGTGCCCGGGCTGGTGATGATGAGCGTGCTGCAGAACGCCTTCGCCAACACCAGCTCCTCGCTGATCCAGAGCAAGATCACCGGCAACCTCGTCTTCCTGCTGCTGACGCCGCTGTCGCACTGGGCCTGGTTCGTCGCCTACGTCGCGGCCTCGGCGGTGCGCGGGCTGGTCGTCGGGCTGGGCGTGCTGCTGGTCACCGTCTGGTTCGCGCCGCTGCACCTGGCCGAGCCGTGGTGGGTGCTGGTCTTCGCCGCGCTGGGCGCCGGCATGCTGGGCGCGCTGGGCCTGATCGCCGGGCTCTGGGCGGAGAAGTTCGACCAGCTCGCCGCGTTCCAGAACTTCATCGTCATGCCGATGACCTTTCTGTCGGGGGTCTTCTACTCGGTGAAGTCGCTGCCCGGCGTCTGGCAGGCGGTGAGCCACCTGAACCCCTTCTTCTACATGATCGACGGCTTCCGTCGCGGCTTCTTCGGCGCCAGCGACGTCTCGCCCTGGCTCAGCCTGGCGATCGTCGGCACGAGCTTCGTCGTCGTCTCGGCGATCGCCCTGCGCCTGCTGGCGTCGGGCTACAAGCTGCGCTCATGACGCCCTCCGCGGCGGCCTGAGATAATCGCCTCCCAACCCCTGCACGAGCCCCGAGCATGACGCACATCCACGCCGCCAGCGAAGCCAAGCCTGCCGAAAAGGACGCTGCCAAGCCCGCCGGCGGCCTGCAGGAACAGCTGTCGTTCAAGTCGCGCTTCGTCCTCGTCTTCGGCGAGATCGACGACAAGCTGGCGCGCGCCACCTGCGAGCGCCTGAT is a window encoding:
- a CDS encoding ABC transporter ATP-binding protein, whose product is MPAVRFDHVTKTFRGARGTVQALDGVSFDIEPGEFFGLLGPNGAGKTTLISILAGLAQASGGRVEVMGHDVVSDFAAARRALGIVPQELVFDPFFSVRETLRIQSGYFGLKHNDDWIDELLANLGLADKGSANMRQLSGGMKRRVLVAQALVHRPPVIVLDEPTAGVDVELRQTLWHFVARLNREGHTVLLTTHYLEEAEALCGRIAMLKHGRVVALDSTSALLSGMASTMLRFKTDAALPPALAARARVTGRIVQLKAHDAAEVERDLGALREAGVAVEDLEIGRADLEDVFLGIMGEQG
- a CDS encoding ABC transporter permease, producing the protein MAAIDLAGAGTLFRKEVLRFWKVAFQTVAAPVLTAVLYLLIFGHVLEDHVEVFPGVRYTSFLVPGLVMMSVLQNAFANTSSSLIQSKITGNLVFLLLTPLSHWAWFVAYVAASAVRGLVVGLGVLLVTVWFAPLHLAEPWWVLVFAALGAGMLGALGLIAGLWAEKFDQLAAFQNFIVMPMTFLSGVFYSVKSLPGVWQAVSHLNPFFYMIDGFRRGFFGASDVSPWLSLAIVGTSFVVVSAIALRLLASGYKLRS